In Geotalea uraniireducens, one genomic interval encodes:
- a CDS encoding SCO family protein, whose translation MTARNRQRRAIILALLTVLAALLLGSARATAHTAEDEVLAGVGVDEHLGAAIPLDLPFTDQNGTAVRLGDYFTGQPVILTLNYYECPMLCPLQFRNLVATMNGISGLSLDRDFRIVTVSINPAEPPEIVRRKWSESHALLRGIADPANRWPFLSGRQPEIERLTRAVGFRYVKLGPANFAHPSVILLITPQGKVARYLYGMEIPPRDLKLALIEAAGGKIGGSSLINQLILSCYHYDPVGKKYVLAAVRIMNTAASAVGLLLGGLVLVLWRREKRRRPGGNG comes from the coding sequence ATGACCGCTCGCAACCGGCAACGCCGTGCCATCATCCTGGCATTGCTGACCGTTCTGGCCGCGCTGCTGCTCGGCTCCGCCAGAGCAACGGCCCACACCGCCGAAGACGAAGTGCTGGCGGGAGTCGGGGTCGACGAACACCTGGGGGCCGCCATCCCCCTCGATCTTCCCTTTACGGACCAGAACGGCACGGCGGTGCGGCTGGGAGACTATTTTACCGGCCAGCCGGTGATCCTCACCCTGAACTATTACGAATGCCCGATGCTCTGCCCGCTGCAGTTCCGCAACCTGGTGGCCACCATGAACGGCATCAGCGGGCTGTCGCTCGACCGCGATTTCCGGATCGTCACCGTCAGCATCAACCCGGCGGAGCCGCCGGAGATCGTCCGGCGGAAATGGAGCGAATCCCATGCTCTGCTCCGGGGAATCGCCGATCCGGCGAACCGCTGGCCGTTTCTGAGCGGCCGGCAGCCGGAGATCGAGCGGCTGACCCGGGCGGTCGGCTTCCGCTACGTCAAACTCGGGCCGGCCAATTTCGCTCACCCGTCGGTGATCCTGCTCATTACCCCCCAGGGGAAGGTGGCCCGCTACCTCTACGGCATGGAAATCCCGCCGCGGGACCTGAAACTGGCGCTGATCGAGGCGGCAGGAGGGAAGATCGGCGGCTCGTCGCTGATCAACCAGCTGATCCTCTCCTGCTATCACTACGATCCGGTCGGGAAAAAATACGTGCTGGCGGCGGTACGGATCATGAACACCGCCGCCTCCGCAGTGGGGCTCTTGCTCGGCGGACTGGTCCTGGTCCTCTGGCGGCGGGAGAAGCGCCGCCGCCCCGGCGGCAACGGCTGA
- the coxB gene encoding cytochrome c oxidase subunit II, whose amino-acid sequence MPALTFLHGEASRSAGEVDGAFIFIAAICIFFFLLTQGFLIYFALRYRRKKGEPDVETPYITDNHTLETVWVIVPSLLLLAIFAYGYVVFIDLKSPLAHATEIAVTAQQWQWSFTYPDGRTVVGELRLPVGRPVKLTMTSRDVIHGFFIPAYRQKQDVLPGRYTYLWLEPDRVGSYDIFCSQYCGTGHSLMRATLVVMPAAAYAQWVEQQEAKARQAKAGTEPLAEKGEELMEQSGCLGCHTVDGTPKVGPTLKGLYGKSVPLSTGQSVTADDDYIRESIVDPNAKIVKGFPPIMPTFRGKLSADDIRAIIAYLKTLH is encoded by the coding sequence ATGCCCGCACTGACATTCCTCCACGGAGAAGCCTCCCGATCGGCCGGCGAAGTCGATGGCGCCTTCATCTTCATTGCCGCCATCTGCATCTTTTTCTTTCTCCTCACCCAGGGGTTCCTGATTTATTTCGCCCTGCGCTACCGGCGGAAGAAGGGGGAACCGGACGTCGAGACGCCGTACATCACCGACAATCACACCCTGGAAACCGTCTGGGTGATCGTCCCGTCGCTGCTTCTCCTGGCGATCTTCGCCTACGGCTACGTGGTGTTCATCGACCTGAAATCGCCGCTGGCCCACGCCACCGAGATCGCCGTTACCGCCCAGCAGTGGCAGTGGAGCTTCACCTACCCCGACGGCCGGACGGTGGTCGGCGAGCTGCGGCTGCCGGTCGGCCGGCCGGTCAAGCTGACCATGACCTCCCGGGACGTGATCCACGGCTTCTTCATCCCCGCCTACCGGCAGAAACAGGACGTGCTGCCGGGACGCTACACCTATCTCTGGCTCGAACCGGACCGGGTCGGTTCCTACGATATCTTCTGCTCGCAGTACTGCGGCACCGGCCATTCGCTGATGCGGGCCACCCTGGTCGTCATGCCGGCGGCCGCCTACGCGCAGTGGGTGGAGCAGCAAGAGGCGAAGGCCCGGCAGGCCAAGGCCGGCACGGAGCCGCTGGCGGAGAAGGGTGAGGAGTTGATGGAGCAGTCGGGCTGCCTCGGCTGCCACACCGTCGACGGCACCCCCAAGGTCGGCCCGACCCTCAAGGGGCTGTACGGCAAAAGCGTCCCGCTCTCCACCGGGCAGAGCGTCACCGCCGACGACGACTACATCCGGGAATCGATCGTCGATCCCAACGCCAAGATCGTCAAGGGCTTCCCGCCGATCATGCCGACCTTCCGGGGCAAGCTGTCGGCCGATGACATCCGGGCGATCATCGCCTATCTGAAGACGCTGCATTAG